A region from the Wansuia hejianensis genome encodes:
- a CDS encoding TIGR03960 family B12-binding radical SAM protein, with amino-acid sequence MRKLALDDTILLKIEKPERYVGNEVNSVMKNPDEIDIRFAFAFPDVYEIGMSHLGLQILYHMFNERPDVWCERVYSPWNDLDQVMREKQIPLFALESQEPVRNFDFLGMTLQYEMCYTNILQILELSGIALHSEQRSEDEPIVIGGGPCTYNPEPLADFFDLFYIGEGEMVYDRLFDAYKANKKAGGSRRDFLLLAAGIPGIYVPSLYRAEYHADGTLASFLPLCEEAPEKVEKQLVMDFDAAPYPEAPVVPYLKATQDRVVLEIQRGCIRGCRFCQAGMVYRPLREKSLKTLEQAASALLKNTGYEEISLSSLSSSDYRELPELMDYLMEICPGSGVNISLPSLRIDAFSLDVMSKVQDVKKSSLTFAPEAGSQRMRDVINKGLTEEDILEGAGKAFEGGWNKVKLYFMLGLPGETEEDIKGIAWLCEKVAERYYEIPKEQRNGKCQITASSSFFVPKPFTPFQWASMNSREEFLAKARIVKEEVKAQLNQKSIRYNYHEADVSVLEGVLARGDRRLAPVIETAYKNGALFDAWSESFRPEAWSQAFVSCGIDPDFYTSRSRNTDELLPWDFISAGVSKDFLIREWEMAKKEKVTPNCRQKCAGCGARAYGGGVCHESQG; translated from the coding sequence ATGAGAAAACTTGCTTTAGACGATACCATATTATTAAAGATAGAAAAACCGGAGAGATATGTCGGCAATGAAGTCAATTCTGTGATGAAAAATCCGGATGAAATTGACATAAGATTTGCGTTTGCGTTTCCTGATGTTTACGAAATCGGCATGTCACATCTTGGCCTGCAGATTTTATATCATATGTTTAATGAAAGACCCGATGTCTGGTGTGAACGGGTGTATTCCCCATGGAACGATCTGGATCAGGTTATGCGCGAGAAGCAGATCCCGTTATTTGCTCTGGAATCCCAGGAGCCTGTCAGGAATTTCGACTTTTTAGGAATGACGCTTCAGTATGAGATGTGTTATACCAATATTTTGCAGATATTGGAGCTGAGCGGTATAGCCCTTCACTCTGAACAGCGGTCGGAAGATGAACCAATTGTAATCGGCGGAGGCCCCTGTACCTACAATCCGGAGCCTCTGGCGGATTTTTTTGATCTGTTCTATATCGGCGAAGGCGAAATGGTCTATGACCGGCTTTTTGACGCCTATAAGGCGAATAAAAAAGCGGGTGGGTCGCGCCGGGATTTTTTGCTGCTGGCGGCGGGGATTCCTGGCATTTATGTGCCGTCCCTGTACCGGGCAGAGTATCATGCCGATGGAACGCTGGCTTCCTTTCTTCCCTTATGTGAGGAAGCTCCTGAAAAAGTGGAAAAACAGCTAGTCATGGATTTTGACGCCGCACCTTATCCGGAAGCGCCTGTTGTACCCTATCTGAAGGCGACTCAGGATCGCGTGGTGCTGGAGATCCAGAGGGGGTGCATCCGCGGATGCCGTTTCTGTCAGGCCGGTATGGTTTACAGGCCGCTTCGGGAAAAGAGCCTTAAAACTCTGGAGCAAGCGGCGTCAGCACTTTTAAAAAACACTGGATATGAGGAAATCTCGCTGAGCTCTCTGAGCTCCAGCGATTACCGGGAGCTTCCCGAGCTGATGGATTATCTCATGGAAATCTGCCCCGGAAGCGGTGTTAATATTTCACTTCCTTCCCTGCGGATTGATGCCTTTTCTCTGGATGTGATGTCCAAGGTTCAGGATGTGAAGAAGAGCAGCCTGACCTTTGCGCCGGAAGCCGGTTCACAGCGGATGCGGGATGTGATTAATAAAGGGCTGACGGAGGAGGATATCCTGGAGGGAGCGGGGAAGGCTTTTGAAGGCGGCTGGAATAAGGTGAAGTTATATTTCATGCTGGGACTGCCCGGTGAAACTGAAGAAGATATCAAAGGGATCGCCTGGCTCTGTGAAAAAGTTGCCGAGCGCTATTATGAAATTCCGAAGGAACAGCGGAATGGAAAATGCCAGATTACAGCCAGCAGCTCCTTCTTTGTTCCAAAACCCTTCACGCCTTTCCAGTGGGCTTCCATGAACAGCCGCGAAGAGTTTTTGGCCAAGGCCAGAATTGTCAAAGAAGAAGTCAAGGCGCAGCTGAACCAGAAGAGTATCCGATACAATTACCATGAAGCGGATGTGTCGGTGCTGGAGGGCGTTCTCGCAAGAGGGGACAGGCGGCTGGCTCCTGTAATTGAAACGGCATATAAGAACGGTGCATTGTTTGACGCCTGGTCGGAGAGTTTCCGGCCCGAAGCCTGGTCCCAGGCTTTTGTGTCCTGTGGCATAGATCCGGATTTCTATACATCCCGTTCCAGAAACACTGATGAACTGCTGCCCTGGGATTTCATATCTGCCGGAGTCTCAAAAGATTTCTTGATCCGGGAATGGGAGATGGCCAAGAAGGAAAAGGTAACGCCGAACTGCCGCCAGAAATGTGCCGGCTGCGGTGCGAGAGCTTACGGAGGAGGTGTCTGTCATGAGAGTCAGGGTTAA
- a CDS encoding PepSY domain-containing protein, which yields MKNKRILLYFSLILTVLLLSGCSGASALDVSDTNFRSAAAQGSAAPEAALITEDEVKAAAYDHAGIAAEDVSFVKTNLDYEHGRTIYEVEFYSGNMEYDYEIDASTGEILSWDHDAEYDLRQDPGSGTSENYIGEAGAKEKALAEAGLSESDISHLSVKFDHEHGRAEYEVEFYSGRTEYNYEIDAATGEIISSEIDHD from the coding sequence ATGAAAAACAAACGGATTCTCTTATATTTTTCCTTAATTCTCACTGTGCTTCTGCTCTCAGGCTGTTCGGGCGCTTCTGCTCTGGACGTTTCTGACACCAATTTCCGTTCGGCGGCAGCGCAAGGTTCTGCTGCTCCTGAGGCAGCTCTGATTACAGAAGACGAAGTAAAGGCAGCAGCATATGACCATGCCGGAATTGCTGCTGAAGACGTCAGCTTTGTTAAAACAAATCTGGACTACGAACATGGCAGAACTATCTATGAGGTGGAATTTTATTCCGGAAATATGGAATATGATTATGAAATTGACGCATCAACAGGTGAAATCCTGTCCTGGGATCACGATGCGGAATATGATCTGAGGCAGGACCCCGGCTCCGGAACCTCAGAAAATTACATCGGCGAAGCCGGCGCAAAGGAAAAAGCGCTGGCGGAAGCAGGACTGTCAGAAAGTGATATTTCCCATCTGTCTGTTAAATTTGATCACGAGCATGGCAGAGCTGAATATGAGGTTGAGTTCTATTCCGGAAGAACGGAATACAACTACGAGATCGACGCCGCCACAGGAGAAATCATCAGTTCGGAGATTGATCACGATTGA
- a CDS encoding type II toxin-antitoxin system HicB family antitoxin codes for MKFIYPTVIRKTADDKYQAFFPDLAHCYAQGDTVDEAVENANAAAYDWISLELSEEDGQLPPVSDEADMDLRPGDIVRNVSVNIRFYEGWDE; via the coding sequence ATGAAATTTATTTATCCCACTGTGATCCGTAAAACAGCAGATGATAAATACCAGGCATTCTTTCCGGATCTGGCACACTGTTATGCGCAGGGTGATACGGTCGATGAGGCTGTGGAGAACGCCAACGCGGCTGCTTATGACTGGATCAGCCTGGAATTATCTGAGGAGGACGGCCAGCTTCCACCTGTATCCGACGAAGCGGATATGGATCTTAGGCCAGGAGATATTGTCAGAAACGTTTCTGTAAATATCCGTTTTTATGAGGGCTGGGACGAGTGA
- the hisIE gene encoding bifunctional phosphoribosyl-AMP cyclohydrolase/phosphoribosyl-ATP diphosphatase HisIE: MDKLLIPCIYLKDGRAVSGFGSEEAAWETDPEALARAFGNSGADEILVFDFSGADAEHDRAIGDIKKICGAAEVPVIGAGNVKRMEDVKKLLYAGCRRAVLNFAKPENRGLLEEVSKKFGKEKIVVYLPDIAVYEVCREAVEELAGMVLCAQGMEQSLHGRTELPVLVLADTGCAWELLGSQNIQALTGAAVSGKNIDLMEVKSRCRARGIPVNTFESKIAWEDFKLNSDGLVPCIVQDYQTGEVLMLAYMNQESFQMTLDTGKMTYWSRSRQELWTKGLTSGHFQYVKSLTLDCDNDTILAKVSQLGAACHTGNRTCFFQELMKKEYDDKNPLQVFENVFSVIKDRKIHPKEGSYTNYLFDKGIDKILKKVGEECTEIVIAAKNPDKEEIKYEISDFLYHVMVLMAEKDVTWDEITRELARR, from the coding sequence TTGGATAAATTACTGATTCCATGTATCTATTTAAAAGACGGACGGGCAGTGTCCGGATTCGGTTCAGAGGAAGCGGCCTGGGAGACAGATCCGGAGGCGCTCGCGAGGGCATTTGGGAATTCCGGGGCGGATGAAATCCTGGTTTTCGATTTTTCCGGGGCGGACGCGGAACATGACAGGGCCATCGGAGACATTAAAAAAATCTGCGGTGCGGCGGAAGTGCCCGTGATCGGCGCGGGGAATGTGAAACGGATGGAGGACGTTAAGAAGCTCCTCTATGCAGGCTGCCGCCGGGCAGTACTCAATTTTGCCAAACCAGAAAACCGCGGGCTGCTGGAGGAGGTTTCCAAAAAATTTGGAAAAGAGAAAATCGTGGTATACCTTCCGGACATTGCCGTCTATGAGGTATGCCGGGAAGCTGTTGAGGAATTGGCAGGAATGGTGCTATGCGCTCAGGGGATGGAACAGAGTCTTCACGGACGGACGGAGCTTCCGGTTCTGGTGCTGGCAGATACAGGATGTGCATGGGAACTGCTGGGCTCTCAAAATATCCAGGCTCTGACAGGAGCCGCAGTGAGCGGAAAGAATATTGACCTTATGGAAGTGAAGTCCCGGTGCAGGGCCAGAGGGATTCCGGTAAATACATTTGAAAGCAAAATTGCCTGGGAAGACTTCAAGCTGAACAGCGACGGGCTGGTCCCATGCATTGTGCAGGATTACCAGACAGGAGAGGTGCTGATGCTCGCTTATATGAATCAGGAATCCTTTCAGATGACCCTTGATACCGGCAAAATGACCTATTGGAGCCGCAGCCGCCAGGAATTGTGGACAAAAGGGCTGACCTCCGGACATTTTCAGTATGTAAAATCCCTGACCCTGGACTGTGACAACGATACCATTCTGGCTAAGGTATCCCAGTTGGGAGCAGCCTGCCATACGGGAAACCGGACCTGTTTTTTCCAGGAACTGATGAAAAAAGAGTATGATGATAAGAACCCTCTACAGGTGTTTGAAAATGTTTTTTCTGTCATTAAGGACCGGAAAATCCATCCGAAAGAAGGGTCCTATACGAATTATCTGTTTGATAAGGGAATTGATAAAATCCTGAAGAAAGTCGGAGAGGAGTGCACAGAGATCGTCATAGCGGCGAAGAATCCAGATAAGGAAGAGATTAAATACGAAATCTCAGATTTTCTGTACCATGTAATGGTGCTGATGGCGGAGAAGGACGTCACCTGGGATGAAATCACACGGGAGCTGGCCAGGAGATAG
- the hisB gene encoding imidazoleglycerol-phosphate dehydratase HisB → MTERIARETRSTRETDISLELCLDGSGSYEAETGIGFFDHMLSGFARHGLFDLKVKVKGDLEVDDHHTIEDTGIVLGTAIRHALGDKRGIRRYGSSILPMDECLVMTAIDLGGRPYFVFDGAFTSEKVGDMGTEMIREFFYAVSYSCGMNLHMRILQPGNNHHMAEALFKSFAKSLDEATAFDPRITDVLSTKGSL, encoded by the coding sequence ATGACCGAAAGAATTGCCAGGGAAACAAGAAGTACCAGAGAGACGGATATTTCACTGGAGCTTTGTCTGGACGGCAGCGGAAGCTATGAGGCCGAGACAGGCATCGGCTTCTTTGATCACATGCTGTCCGGTTTTGCGCGTCACGGCCTGTTTGATCTCAAGGTAAAGGTAAAGGGAGATCTGGAGGTGGATGACCACCACACCATAGAGGATACAGGGATCGTCCTGGGGACTGCTATCAGGCACGCTCTGGGCGACAAGAGGGGAATCCGCCGCTATGGAAGCAGCATTCTTCCCATGGATGAGTGCCTGGTGATGACAGCCATAGATCTGGGCGGACGCCCATATTTTGTATTTGACGGCGCATTCACCTCCGAAAAGGTGGGGGATATGGGCACTGAGATGATCCGGGAGTTTTTCTATGCGGTTTCTTACAGCTGTGGAATGAATCTGCACATGAGGATTTTGCAGCCAGGCAATAATCATCATATGGCGGAGGCGCTGTTCAAATCCTTTGCGAAATCTCTGGATGAAGCGACAGCCTTCGACCCCAGAATCACCGACGTGCTTTCCACCAAGGGAAGCCTGTAG
- the hisD gene encoding histidinol dehydrogenase yields MRIVKLTEETKKNILENLLKRSPNQYGAYEAAVNEIIENVRQKGDAALFEYTEKFDKARLTPETIQVKEEEIEKAYQLVDEKLLEVIRKALVNIRSYHEKQRQNSWFNSEENGTLLGQKITPMARVGVYVPGGKAVYPSSVLMNVMPAKVAGVSEIIMTTPCNADGRVNPAVLVAAHEAGADRVYKAGGAQAIAALAYGTESIPKVDKIVGPGNIYVALAKKAVYGNVSIDSIAGPSEILVLADRSANPRYVAADLLSQAEHDEMASAILITTSQELAEKVSVEVDRFLEHLSRRPIIEKSLDNFGYILVADAKADAIEAANAIASEHLEIVMENPFEVMTKIKNAGAIFIGEYSCEPLGDYFAGPNHILPTNGTAKFFSPLSVDDFVKKSSVIYYSREALEAIHNDIEQFAACEQLTAHANSIAVRFEEKES; encoded by the coding sequence ATGAGGATTGTGAAACTGACAGAAGAGACAAAGAAGAATATACTGGAGAATCTGCTGAAGCGCAGCCCGAACCAGTATGGCGCTTATGAGGCGGCTGTCAATGAAATTATAGAGAATGTCAGACAAAAAGGAGACGCCGCACTGTTTGAATATACTGAGAAATTTGACAAGGCCCGCCTGACGCCTGAGACGATCCAGGTTAAAGAGGAGGAAATAGAGAAAGCCTATCAGTTAGTGGATGAAAAGCTGCTGGAGGTGATCCGCAAGGCTCTGGTCAATATCCGGTCTTATCATGAGAAGCAGCGCCAGAACAGTTGGTTCAACAGTGAAGAGAATGGGACGCTGCTGGGACAGAAAATCACTCCGATGGCCCGTGTGGGCGTCTATGTTCCCGGTGGAAAGGCTGTCTATCCGTCCTCCGTGCTGATGAATGTCATGCCGGCTAAAGTGGCGGGAGTGTCAGAGATCATCATGACCACGCCCTGCAATGCAGATGGCAGGGTGAATCCGGCAGTGCTTGTAGCCGCCCATGAGGCAGGCGCGGACAGAGTGTATAAGGCAGGAGGCGCTCAGGCAATAGCGGCGCTGGCCTATGGTACGGAAAGCATTCCGAAGGTGGATAAAATTGTCGGCCCTGGCAATATTTACGTGGCGCTGGCCAAAAAAGCAGTCTATGGAAATGTGAGCATAGACTCCATCGCCGGACCCAGCGAGATTCTCGTTCTGGCCGACAGATCTGCAAACCCCCGTTATGTGGCGGCGGATCTGCTCTCCCAGGCAGAACATGATGAAATGGCCTCCGCGATCCTGATCACCACCAGCCAGGAACTGGCGGAAAAGGTCAGCGTGGAAGTGGACCGTTTTCTGGAGCATCTGTCCAGGCGGCCAATCATTGAAAAATCCCTGGATAATTTTGGGTATATCCTGGTTGCGGATGCAAAGGCGGATGCCATAGAAGCGGCCAATGCCATTGCTTCTGAACATCTGGAGATTGTGATGGAAAATCCATTTGAAGTGATGACTAAGATAAAGAACGCCGGGGCAATTTTTATCGGAGAATACAGCTGTGAACCGCTGGGCGATTATTTTGCCGGGCCGAACCACATCCTGCCTACCAACGGGACGGCAAAGTTTTTCTCCCCATTGTCTGTAGATGATTTTGTGAAGAAATCCAGCGTCATTTATTACTCCCGGGAAGCTCTGGAAGCCATTCACAATGATATTGAACAGTTTGCGGCCTGTGAGCAGCTGACAGCTCATGCGAATTCTATCGCGGTGCGCTTTGAAGAAAAGGAGTCTTGA
- the hisG gene encoding ATP phosphoribosyltransferase, translated as MRYLTFALAKGRLAFKTLDLLEKVGITCEEMKDKDSRKLIFVNEEKKLRFFLAKGPDVPTYVEYGAADIGIVGKDTIMEEGRKLYEVLDLGFGACKMCVCGPEAARGYLNHNQLIRVATKYPNIAKDYFYNQKNQTVELIKLNGSIELAPIVGLAEVIVDIVETGGTLKENGLRVLEEICPLSARMVVNPVSMKMENERITRLIQSLKQKISNTAGSAGI; from the coding sequence ATGAGATATTTGACCTTCGCCCTGGCAAAAGGGCGTCTGGCGTTCAAAACGCTGGATCTGTTGGAAAAAGTAGGGATAACCTGTGAAGAAATGAAGGATAAGGACTCCCGGAAGCTGATCTTTGTAAATGAGGAAAAAAAGCTGCGTTTCTTTCTGGCTAAGGGGCCTGATGTTCCGACCTATGTGGAATACGGCGCCGCCGACATCGGAATTGTCGGCAAGGATACGATCATGGAAGAGGGCCGGAAGTTGTATGAAGTCCTGGATCTGGGCTTCGGCGCCTGTAAAATGTGCGTCTGTGGTCCGGAAGCTGCCAGAGGATATTTAAACCACAACCAGTTAATCCGGGTGGCTACCAAATATCCCAATATTGCGAAGGATTATTTCTATAACCAGAAGAACCAGACCGTCGAGCTGATTAAGCTGAATGGATCGATTGAACTGGCGCCTATTGTGGGGCTGGCTGAAGTGATTGTTGACATCGTTGAGACGGGAGGAACTCTTAAAGAAAACGGACTGAGGGTCCTGGAAGAGATCTGTCCTCTTTCCGCCCGCATGGTTGTCAACCCCGTCAGCATGAAAATGGAAAATGAGCGGATCACCAGGCTGATTCAAAGTCTAAAACAGAAAATTTCCAATACTGCGGGAAGTGCCGGTATATAA
- the hisZ gene encoding ATP phosphoribosyltransferase regulatory subunit: protein MKRLIHTPEGVRDIYGQECDKKRYLQRQIEKLLRSYGYQSIETPSFEFFDVFSKEVGTIASKNLYKFFDREGNTLVLRPDFTPSIARAASMYFSEETMPVRLCYEGSVFINNSSYQGRLKESTQMGVEFLNEDSPEADAEIIALVVSIMKRAGLSEFQVSIGSADFFRSLVEEAMMEEDTILELRKLLTIKNRFGAQELVEKLKLRKDLEEAFRQIPDLFGNAEVLARARKLTENDRARAAVCRLEKIHEILTAYGCEKFISYDLSLLSNYEYYTGIIFQAYTYGSGDAVIKGGRYNNLLEKFGKKAPAVGFATEVDSLLNAIERQNIRLPIADIKTMVLYPERLEKLAIRFARSHREQKLDVACVRFEQGKVLDDYRAYGKRNQFGGIIYFRSETEVYAINLSSGEVAPVDASSYCD from the coding sequence ATGAAACGTTTGATACATACGCCGGAAGGAGTCCGGGACATCTATGGCCAGGAATGTGATAAAAAGAGGTATCTTCAGCGGCAGATTGAGAAGCTGCTCCGTTCCTATGGCTATCAGTCCATCGAGACGCCTTCTTTTGAATTTTTTGATGTGTTCAGCAAGGAGGTCGGCACGATTGCCTCTAAAAACCTCTATAAATTTTTTGACCGCGAAGGCAATACGCTGGTACTGCGCCCGGATTTTACACCGTCCATAGCCAGGGCGGCGTCCATGTATTTTTCGGAAGAGACAATGCCTGTCAGGCTCTGTTACGAAGGAAGCGTATTTATTAATAATTCCAGCTATCAGGGCAGGCTGAAGGAAAGCACCCAGATGGGCGTGGAATTTCTAAATGAAGACAGCCCTGAGGCAGACGCTGAGATTATTGCGCTGGTGGTTTCCATTATGAAAAGGGCGGGGCTTTCCGAATTCCAGGTCAGCATCGGGTCTGCAGACTTCTTCCGTTCTCTGGTAGAGGAAGCAATGATGGAAGAGGATACAATCCTGGAGCTGAGGAAGCTGCTGACGATCAAGAACCGGTTCGGAGCCCAGGAGCTGGTTGAGAAGCTGAAGCTGCGAAAAGATCTGGAGGAAGCATTCCGGCAGATACCGGATCTGTTCGGCAACGCGGAGGTGCTGGCCAGGGCCAGGAAGCTGACGGAGAACGACCGGGCCCGCGCAGCGGTCTGCCGTCTGGAAAAGATCCATGAGATCCTGACTGCCTATGGCTGCGAAAAGTTTATTTCTTATGATTTGAGCCTGCTGAGCAATTACGAATACTATACAGGAATCATCTTTCAGGCATACACCTACGGATCGGGCGATGCAGTCATAAAAGGCGGCCGCTATAACAATCTCCTTGAAAAGTTCGGGAAAAAGGCCCCGGCCGTTGGATTCGCCACGGAGGTGGATTCCCTTCTGAATGCGATTGAACGCCAGAATATCCGCCTGCCAATTGCTGATATTAAAACCATGGTGCTTTATCCGGAACGGCTGGAAAAGCTGGCAATTCGTTTCGCCCGGTCGCACCGGGAGCAGAAGCTGGATGTGGCCTGCGTCCGGTTTGAGCAGGGGAAGGTGCTGGATGATTACCGGGCCTATGGCAAGAGAAACCAGTTCGGAGGAATCATTTATTTCCGTTCCGAGACGGAGGTTTATGCCATCAATCTGTCTTCCGGAGAGGTGGCGCCTGTGGATGCCAGCAGCTACTGCGATTAA
- a CDS encoding Holliday junction resolvase RecU, with protein sequence MSTWNSRGLRGSTLEELVNRTNEQYREKGLALIQKVPTPITPIKIDKEHRHITLAYFEQKSTVDYIGAVQGIPVCFDAKECKTDTFPLANVHQHQIQFMADFERQKGIAFLLLYFSARDFFYYLRFSELCRYVDRADRGGLKRFRLQELDPAYELKQEHGIFVPYLEGVQKDLLERD encoded by the coding sequence ATGAGTACCTGGAATTCCAGAGGGCTGAGAGGCTCGACGCTGGAGGAACTAGTGAATAGGACGAATGAACAGTACCGGGAAAAGGGCCTGGCTCTGATCCAGAAGGTTCCTACGCCGATCACACCGATTAAGATTGACAAAGAACACCGCCATATCACATTGGCGTATTTTGAACAGAAAAGCACCGTGGATTACATAGGCGCTGTACAGGGGATTCCTGTCTGTTTTGACGCAAAGGAGTGTAAGACGGATACTTTTCCTCTGGCAAATGTACATCAGCATCAGATACAGTTCATGGCTGACTTTGAACGGCAGAAGGGCATTGCTTTCCTTCTGCTGTATTTCTCAGCCAGGGATTTCTTTTACTATCTGCGTTTTTCCGAGCTCTGCCGATATGTGGACCGGGCGGACAGAGGGGGGCTGAAACGCTTCAGGCTTCAGGAATTGGACCCCGCCTATGAACTGAAACAGGAGCATGGAATTTTTGTGCCTTATCTGGAAGGCGTGCAAAAAGATTTGCTGGAGAGGGATTGA
- the lepB gene encoding signal peptidase I, with the protein MKKAEREQGEIQEKEEKRSIGREVWEYVRMILIVVVAVVLVQSFLIINARIPSESMENTIMVGDQIFGNRLAYKFGDPQRFDIVIFRYPDDEKQLFIKRVIGLPGETVTIKDGKVYINDSEEPLDDSFCPETPLSDGDGVYQVPEDSYFMMGDNRNLSRDSRFWINKYVSRDKILGKAVLRYWPLNKIKLLN; encoded by the coding sequence ATGAAAAAAGCTGAAAGAGAGCAAGGGGAAATTCAGGAGAAGGAAGAGAAAAGAAGCATTGGAAGAGAAGTCTGGGAATACGTGCGCATGATATTAATCGTTGTTGTGGCAGTCGTCCTGGTTCAGAGCTTTCTGATTATCAACGCCAGGATTCCGTCTGAGTCAATGGAAAACACAATCATGGTGGGCGACCAGATTTTTGGGAACCGGCTGGCGTATAAATTTGGAGATCCCCAGCGGTTTGATATTGTGATTTTCCGGTATCCGGATGATGAAAAGCAGTTGTTTATCAAACGGGTGATCGGCCTGCCCGGCGAGACTGTGACCATCAAGGACGGAAAGGTATATATTAACGATTCGGAAGAGCCTCTGGATGACAGTTTCTGCCCGGAGACCCCGCTTAGTGATGGAGACGGAGTTTATCAGGTGCCGGAAGACAGCTATTTCATGATGGGAGATAACCGGAATCTGTCCAGGGATTCCCGGTTCTGGATCAATAAATATGTGAGCAGGGATAAGATACTGGGCAAGGCGGTGCTGCGTTACTGGCCTCTGAACAAAATCAAGCTATTGAACTGA
- a CDS encoding RluA family pseudouridine synthase → MKEIIIRETEAGQRLDKFLNRCLPEAGKSFLYKMLRKKNIVLNGKKAEGKELLKCGDSLKFFFSEETMRKFSAAPAGEYPVLDQKYVLYEDEDVLIVNKPAGMLSQKAEQSDVSLAEYLTGYLLKEGAVTSEGLRVFQPGVCNRLDRNTSGIVLSGKHLAAARELSLMLKQRTMKKYYLCLVQGTVQETRRIAGYLRKNPKTNKVTVSDLPAEHASYIETCYEPAAWYEEGTLLKVELITGRTHQIRSHLAYTGHPIAGDVKYGNRKYNQRFEKAYGLRRQFLHAWQVVFPEMEGIFKNLSSKTITAPLPDQLERLLEQLHRQESLHEKS, encoded by the coding sequence ATGAAGGAAATCATCATAAGGGAAACGGAAGCCGGACAGAGGCTGGATAAATTCCTGAACCGCTGCCTGCCAGAGGCCGGCAAGAGCTTCCTGTATAAAATGCTGCGAAAGAAGAACATCGTCCTGAATGGTAAAAAAGCCGAGGGAAAGGAACTGCTGAAGTGCGGAGACAGTCTGAAGTTTTTTTTCTCAGAGGAGACGATGCGGAAATTTTCAGCGGCGCCTGCCGGAGAATACCCGGTATTGGACCAGAAATATGTGCTATATGAGGACGAAGATGTCCTGATCGTCAATAAGCCTGCGGGAATGCTCTCTCAGAAGGCGGAGCAGTCGGATGTCTCGCTGGCGGAATATCTGACGGGATATCTGCTGAAGGAGGGGGCTGTCACTTCTGAGGGGCTCAGAGTATTTCAGCCAGGCGTGTGCAACCGTCTGGACCGGAATACGAGCGGCATTGTGCTGTCGGGAAAGCATCTGGCTGCGGCCAGGGAACTTTCACTGATGCTGAAGCAGCGCACGATGAAAAAGTATTATCTCTGTCTGGTTCAGGGAACCGTACAGGAGACCAGGAGGATCGCAGGCTATCTGCGGAAGAACCCTAAGACGAACAAGGTTACCGTCTCCGATCTCCCGGCAGAGCATGCGTCTTACATAGAGACTTGTTACGAGCCGGCTGCCTGGTATGAGGAAGGCACTCTGCTGAAGGTGGAGCTGATCACGGGGAGAACCCACCAGATCCGCAGCCATCTGGCCTATACAGGCCATCCCATCGCCGGAGACGTGAAATATGGGAACCGGAAATATAATCAGAGATTCGAGAAGGCATATGGCCTGCGGCGCCAGTTCCTGCACGCCTGGCAGGTAGTGTTTCCAGAGATGGAAGGCATCTTTAAGAATCTGTCATCAAAGACAATAACAGCACCTCTTCCGGATCAGTTGGAGAGGCTTCTGGAACAATTGCATCGACAGGAGAGTTTACATGAAAAAAGCTGA